The proteins below are encoded in one region of Candidatus Polarisedimenticolaceae bacterium:
- the mmuM gene encoding homocysteine S-methyltransferase — protein sequence MGPFDRDTPLVLDGGLASELEARGFALQDRLWSARALLDAPEILASIHRDYLNAGADVITTATYQATIPGFVARRVTEDEARRAIVEGVAIAVRERDARKPGALVAASIGSYGAFLADGSEYRGAFNLGVEALAAWHRPRLRLLEDSGADLLAFETIPSLPEIEAIVRLLGETGAPPAWISLQARDEEHLADGSAIEEAAALASRSDRVVAVGVNCVPPERALPLLRAIRSATSKPLVAYPNRGDVWDAVGRRWIPRGHPIDWARWVPRWVDAGARLVGGCCRTTPADVREISGSL from the coding sequence ATGGGCCCGTTCGATCGCGACACACCCCTGGTCCTCGACGGGGGCCTCGCCAGCGAGCTCGAGGCACGCGGCTTCGCCCTGCAAGACCGGCTCTGGTCGGCGCGCGCGCTCCTCGACGCGCCGGAGATCCTTGCCTCGATCCACCGCGATTACTTGAATGCCGGAGCCGACGTGATCACGACGGCGACCTACCAGGCGACGATCCCCGGGTTCGTCGCGCGCCGCGTGACCGAAGACGAGGCCAGGCGGGCGATCGTCGAAGGCGTGGCGATCGCTGTCCGCGAGCGCGACGCGCGAAAGCCCGGGGCGCTCGTGGCGGCGTCGATCGGAAGCTACGGCGCGTTTCTGGCGGACGGCTCGGAATACCGCGGCGCTTTCAATCTGGGGGTCGAAGCGCTCGCCGCCTGGCATCGCCCGCGGCTCCGGCTCCTCGAGGACAGCGGCGCCGACCTGCTCGCGTTCGAGACGATCCCCTCGCTTCCAGAAATCGAGGCGATCGTGCGGTTGCTCGGCGAGACCGGCGCCCCACCGGCGTGGATCTCGCTCCAGGCACGCGACGAGGAGCACCTCGCCGACGGGAGCGCGATCGAGGAGGCGGCTGCTTTGGCCTCGCGTTCCGATCGCGTCGTCGCCGTCGGCGTCAACTGCGTACCGCCGGAGCGCGCCTTGCCGCTCCTGCGAGCGATACGTTCCGCCACGTCGAAGCCTCTCGTCGCCTATCCGAACCGCGGCGACGTGTGGGATGCCGTCGGGCGGCGATGGATTCCGCGAGGGCATCCGATCGATTGGGCTCGCTGGGTTCCTCGGTGGGTCGATGCGGGCGCTCGCCTCGTCGGCGGCTGTTGCCGCACGACGCCGGCCGATGTGCGCGAGATCAGCGGAAGTCTGTGA
- the lspA gene encoding signal peptidase II — MDSDSDDGMPLRPKIVLVAALVAVIVAIDLVTKAIAEANLTDAPTIHLLGDTIRIGYVLNSGVFLSLGHELSPTLRFWLFVVGVAGVLAMLLGLTFKDPRFRRPEVVAVAAIVGGGLGNLWDRIQLGVVRDFMNVGIGPLRTGIFNVADMAITFGGIALLLLPLLRRKRKPEAPA; from the coding sequence ATGGACTCCGATTCCGACGACGGGATGCCGCTCCGTCCCAAGATCGTGCTCGTCGCGGCGCTCGTCGCCGTGATCGTGGCCATCGATCTCGTCACCAAGGCGATCGCGGAGGCGAACCTCACTGACGCGCCGACGATCCACCTCCTCGGCGACACCATCCGGATCGGCTACGTGCTCAACTCGGGGGTGTTCTTGAGCCTCGGGCACGAGCTGTCGCCCACCCTCAGGTTCTGGCTGTTCGTCGTCGGCGTCGCCGGCGTGCTCGCCATGCTCCTCGGGCTCACGTTCAAGGACCCGCGCTTCCGCCGTCCCGAGGTCGTTGCCGTGGCGGCGATCGTCGGCGGCGGCCTCGGGAACCTCTGGGACCGGATCCAGCTCGGCGTCGTGCGCGACTTCATGAACGTCGGGATCGGGCCCTTGCGCACCGGCATCTTCAACGTCGCCGACATGGCGATCACCTTCGGCGGGATCGCGCTCCTGCTCCTGCCGCTCCTGCGCCGGAAACGAAAGCCCGAAGCGCCCGCGTGA
- a CDS encoding aminotransferase class I/II-fold pyridoxal phosphate-dependent enzyme has product MPDKTLMEMTFGPSGRIDEALSEGARSLIGSEILKIAAEIRTLVASGKQVCNLTVGDFNPRYFPIPAALLEEIHGALTRGETNYPPSDGMMALRQAAADITAREYGVRYPIESVLIASGSRPILYGAYRCVVNPGDVVVYPAPSWNNNHYCVLTQAKAIDVPTRAAEGFQPTLADLAPHLGAAQMVVLNTPLNPSGTAMQASHLKDIAKAIVAENEKRAAAGRRPVFLLFDQVYGSLTFRRIKHEHPAALVPEIAPWLITVDGISKGLAATGLRVGWLLAAPDVTARMRDLIGHVGAWAPRAEQVATAKFLQNEVAVHAFRKQMNAALEQRLEALYEGFSAMKADGFPVDCIQPQGAIYLSLQLDIVGKTIKGKRIATNEEIRRLILEEAGLAAVPFQAFGLMEETGWFRLSVGAVSMDEIAQMLPRLRELLG; this is encoded by the coding sequence ATGCCCGACAAGACATTGATGGAGATGACGTTCGGCCCGTCCGGACGTATCGACGAGGCCCTCTCGGAAGGTGCCAGGAGCCTGATCGGCTCCGAGATCCTCAAGATCGCCGCCGAGATTCGCACGCTCGTCGCATCGGGCAAGCAGGTGTGCAACCTCACCGTGGGCGACTTCAACCCGCGGTACTTCCCGATTCCCGCCGCGCTCCTCGAGGAGATCCACGGAGCGCTCACGCGCGGCGAGACGAACTATCCGCCGTCCGACGGGATGATGGCGCTGCGGCAGGCGGCGGCCGACATCACCGCACGGGAGTACGGCGTCCGTTACCCGATCGAGTCGGTCCTGATCGCCAGCGGCTCGCGCCCGATCCTCTACGGCGCCTACCGCTGCGTCGTGAACCCCGGCGACGTCGTCGTCTACCCGGCGCCGAGCTGGAACAACAACCACTACTGCGTGCTCACGCAGGCGAAGGCGATCGACGTGCCGACGCGCGCCGCGGAGGGGTTCCAGCCGACGCTCGCCGATCTCGCCCCGCACCTGGGCGCCGCGCAGATGGTCGTCCTCAACACGCCGCTCAACCCTTCGGGCACGGCGATGCAGGCGAGCCACCTCAAGGACATCGCGAAGGCGATCGTCGCCGAGAACGAGAAGCGTGCCGCGGCAGGCCGCCGCCCGGTCTTCCTCCTGTTCGACCAGGTCTACGGCTCGCTGACGTTCCGGCGGATCAAGCACGAGCACCCGGCCGCGCTCGTCCCCGAGATCGCGCCGTGGCTGATCACCGTCGACGGCATCTCGAAGGGTCTCGCGGCGACCGGTCTCCGCGTCGGCTGGCTCCTCGCCGCGCCCGACGTCACCGCGCGCATGCGCGACCTCATCGGCCACGTCGGCGCGTGGGCGCCGCGCGCCGAGCAGGTGGCGACCGCGAAGTTCCTTCAGAACGAGGTCGCGGTCCACGCGTTCCGCAAGCAGATGAACGCCGCGCTCGAGCAGCGCCTCGAGGCGCTCTACGAGGGCTTCAGCGCGATGAAGGCCGACGGCTTCCCCGTCGATTGCATCCAGCCGCAGGGCGCGATCTACCTCTCGCTGCAGCTCGACATCGTCGGCAAGACGATCAAGGGCAAGCGCATCGCGACCAACGAGGAGATCCGCCGCCTCATCCTCGAGGAGGCCGGTCTCGCCGCCGTCCCGTTCCAGGCGTTCGGCCTCATGGAAGAGACCGGCTGGTTCCGCCTCTCCGTCGGCGCCGTCTCGATGGACGAGATCGCGCAGATGCTCCCGCGGCTCCGGGAACTGCTGGGATAG
- a CDS encoding DUF1684 domain-containing protein has translation MRRLWTTLMSVAVAGAAVTAADTPTDFQQVEKAWRESREKRLKSPGGWLTLVGLAWLQTGENTVGSDPGSVVVLPEKTPKHAGVLVLADGKVTLKPAPGSGITIDGKPAGEQVLSDDAAAHTDVMNIGAVNFFVIKRGERYGVRVKDPDGPARTGFKGIEYFPADPKWRVEATFVPYGTPHTMQIPNVLGETETMDAPGLVKFNVDGKEYSMAPVIEDPKDPLLWFIFKDQTSAKETYGAGRFLYAEMPKNGKTIIDFNQAYNPPCAFTPYATCPLPPKENWLPVRVEAGEKAYAGGHHAP, from the coding sequence ATGCGCAGACTTTGGACGACTCTCATGTCGGTCGCGGTCGCCGGAGCGGCGGTCACGGCGGCCGACACACCCACGGACTTTCAGCAGGTCGAAAAGGCCTGGCGCGAATCGCGAGAGAAGCGTCTCAAGAGCCCGGGCGGCTGGCTGACGCTCGTCGGGCTCGCGTGGCTCCAAACGGGGGAGAACACCGTCGGCTCCGATCCGGGGAGCGTCGTCGTGCTCCCGGAGAAAACGCCGAAGCACGCGGGCGTGCTCGTGCTCGCCGACGGCAAGGTGACGCTCAAGCCGGCGCCCGGCTCCGGCATCACGATCGACGGCAAGCCGGCGGGGGAGCAGGTCCTCAGCGACGACGCGGCCGCGCACACCGACGTCATGAACATCGGCGCGGTCAACTTCTTCGTCATCAAGCGCGGCGAGCGCTACGGGGTGCGCGTCAAGGACCCCGACGGCCCCGCCCGCACGGGCTTCAAGGGGATCGAGTACTTCCCGGCCGATCCGAAGTGGCGCGTCGAGGCTACGTTCGTCCCGTACGGTACGCCGCACACGATGCAGATCCCGAACGTCCTCGGCGAGACCGAGACGATGGACGCGCCGGGTCTCGTCAAGTTCAACGTCGACGGGAAGGAGTACTCGATGGCGCCCGTCATCGAGGACCCGAAGGACCCGTTGCTCTGGTTCATCTTCAAGGACCAGACGAGCGCGAAGGAGACCTACGGCGCCGGCCGGTTCCTCTACGCGGAGATGCCGAAGAACGGGAAAACGATCATCGACTTCAACCAGGCTTACAACCCGCCGTGCGCCTTCACGCCGTACGCGACCTGCCCCCTCCCGCCGAAGGAGAACTGGCTTCCCGTCCGGGTCGAGGCCGGCGAGAAGGCCTACGCCGGCGGTCACCACGCACCGTGA
- a CDS encoding metal ABC transporter substrate-binding protein encodes MTSRTGLILAFLLAGVPARAALHVVTTTPEYGAIASSVGGDKISVSVLAKPTEDPHFVDAKPSHIVTLNRADMLIEGGADLEVGWLPPLLEGARNSKIAAGAPGHVRASEGIQLLDVPAVLDRSQGDIHAAGNPHFMMDPVAAGKVAAHIADALCAVDSGPCAGYKSNLAAFQSKLQAKMTEWQAALAPFKGTAIVTYHPTWKYFAARFGLVSELYLEPKPGIPPSPPHLAEVIQKMTAGKIRVILVEPFQSRKTAEAVAEKTGGLVVDVCQFPGGLPGTANDYIALLDADVKAIVAGLQAK; translated from the coding sequence ATGACGTCACGTACGGGTCTCATCCTCGCGTTCCTCCTCGCCGGAGTTCCGGCGAGGGCGGCGCTCCACGTCGTCACCACGACGCCGGAGTACGGCGCCATCGCCTCCTCGGTCGGCGGCGACAAGATCTCGGTGTCGGTGCTCGCCAAGCCGACCGAGGATCCTCACTTCGTCGACGCGAAGCCGAGCCACATCGTCACCTTGAACCGCGCCGACATGCTCATCGAGGGCGGCGCCGACCTCGAGGTCGGCTGGCTGCCGCCGCTCCTCGAAGGCGCGCGGAACTCGAAGATCGCCGCGGGCGCGCCCGGCCACGTGCGGGCGAGCGAGGGGATCCAGCTCCTCGACGTCCCCGCGGTCCTCGACCGCTCGCAGGGGGACATCCACGCCGCCGGTAACCCGCACTTCATGATGGACCCGGTCGCGGCGGGGAAGGTCGCGGCTCACATCGCCGATGCGCTGTGCGCCGTCGACTCCGGACCGTGCGCCGGGTACAAGAGCAACCTCGCGGCGTTCCAGTCGAAGCTCCAGGCGAAGATGACGGAGTGGCAGGCGGCGCTGGCGCCGTTCAAAGGCACGGCGATCGTGACCTATCACCCGACGTGGAAGTACTTCGCCGCGCGGTTCGGCCTCGTCTCGGAGCTGTACCTCGAGCCGAAGCCGGGGATCCCGCCGTCGCCGCCGCATCTCGCGGAGGTCATCCAGAAGATGACCGCAGGGAAGATCCGCGTGATCCTCGTCGAGCCGTTCCAGTCGCGGAAGACCGCCGAGGCGGTCGCCGAGAAGACCGGCGGGCTCGTCGTCGACGTCTGCCAGTTCCCGGGCGGCCTTCCCGGCACGGCCAACGACTACATCGCGCTCCTGGATGCCGACGTGAAGGCGATCGTCGCCGGCCTCCAGGCCAAGTAG
- a CDS encoding amidase, translating into MERRQVLKVLGLAGVGSAAFGRALTVLAADAPKVSEAMVSQAEWISGIKLTDEQRKMALEGLSDADAGYEKLRAVAIANSVPPAFTFDPVRGIATPRPASARPSAPKLRPRPLPASKDQIAFSPVAVLAEWVRTKAISSTELTKLYLARIEKLDPQLHAVITRTDDLALKQAAAADAEIAKGRYKGPLHGIPFGAKDLLAAKGYPTTWGSVPFKEQRIDENATVIDRLEAAGAVLVAKTAVGELAWGDVWFGGTCRNPWKLEQGSSGSSAGSASLTSAGCVGFAIGTETWGSIVSPSTRCGTTGLRPTFGRVSRAGVMALSWTMDKVGPIARSVGDCALVFDAIHGADPRDTWARQAAFSWPQERPLKSIRVGYVKSLFDADYTKFADKDEDKKPYEEWKTFDARSLDTLRSMGVDLKPIELDFSVPIPPLSAILSAEAATAFDVLLRDGRIDTLVRQTADAWPNVFRQGEMVPAVEYLRAQRLRTIVLHEMAKIMEPIDVYVVPSFGGDNELLTNLTGHPAVVVPNGFRSTDGTPTSITFQGRLDEDDVVLAVAQAYQQATDFHTKHPAL; encoded by the coding sequence ATGGAGCGACGGCAAGTCCTCAAGGTTCTCGGGTTGGCGGGCGTCGGCTCGGCGGCGTTCGGGCGCGCGCTCACCGTCCTGGCGGCCGACGCGCCGAAGGTCTCGGAGGCGATGGTCTCTCAGGCCGAGTGGATCTCCGGCATCAAGCTCACCGACGAGCAGCGCAAGATGGCGCTCGAGGGGTTGAGCGACGCCGACGCTGGTTACGAGAAGCTTCGCGCGGTGGCGATCGCGAACTCGGTGCCGCCGGCGTTCACGTTCGACCCGGTCCGCGGGATCGCGACCCCTCGTCCGGCCTCCGCCCGCCCGTCGGCGCCGAAGCTGCGCCCGCGTCCCCTTCCCGCGTCCAAGGACCAGATCGCGTTCTCGCCGGTCGCCGTCCTCGCGGAGTGGGTGCGCACGAAGGCGATCTCTTCGACCGAGCTGACGAAGCTCTACCTCGCGCGGATCGAAAAACTCGACCCGCAGCTCCACGCCGTCATCACGCGGACCGACGACCTCGCGCTCAAGCAGGCCGCGGCGGCGGACGCCGAGATCGCGAAGGGGCGCTACAAGGGACCGTTGCACGGCATCCCGTTCGGCGCGAAGGACCTCCTCGCCGCCAAGGGCTACCCGACGACCTGGGGATCGGTGCCGTTCAAGGAGCAGCGCATCGACGAGAACGCGACGGTCATCGACCGTCTCGAGGCCGCCGGCGCGGTTCTCGTCGCGAAGACCGCCGTCGGCGAGCTGGCCTGGGGTGACGTCTGGTTCGGCGGCACCTGCCGCAACCCGTGGAAGCTCGAGCAGGGATCGAGCGGCTCGTCCGCGGGATCGGCTTCGCTCACCTCGGCCGGGTGCGTCGGGTTCGCGATCGGCACCGAGACGTGGGGGAGCATCGTCTCGCCGAGCACGCGGTGCGGAACGACCGGCCTCCGGCCCACGTTCGGGCGGGTGAGCCGCGCCGGCGTGATGGCGCTCTCGTGGACGATGGACAAGGTCGGCCCGATCGCGCGCTCGGTCGGCGACTGCGCGCTCGTCTTCGACGCGATCCACGGCGCCGACCCGAGGGACACGTGGGCGCGCCAGGCGGCGTTCTCGTGGCCTCAGGAGCGGCCGCTCAAATCGATCCGCGTCGGCTACGTCAAGTCGCTCTTCGACGCCGACTACACGAAGTTCGCCGACAAGGACGAGGACAAGAAGCCGTACGAGGAGTGGAAGACGTTCGACGCGCGCTCTCTCGATACGCTCCGCTCGATGGGCGTCGATCTCAAGCCGATCGAGCTCGACTTCTCCGTGCCGATCCCGCCGCTCTCGGCGATCCTGAGCGCCGAGGCCGCGACCGCGTTCGACGTGCTCCTCCGCGACGGCCGCATCGACACGCTCGTCCGTCAGACCGCCGACGCGTGGCCGAACGTCTTCCGCCAGGGGGAGATGGTGCCCGCGGTGGAATACCTCCGCGCGCAGCGCTTGCGGACGATCGTGCTCCACGAGATGGCGAAGATCATGGAGCCGATCGACGTCTACGTCGTCCCCTCGTTCGGCGGCGACAACGAGCTGCTCACGAACCTCACCGGGCATCCGGCGGTCGTCGTCCCCAACGGCTTCCGCTCGACCGACGGCACCCCCACGAGCATCACCTTCCAGGGCCGGTTGGACGAGGACGACGTCGTCCTCGCCGTCGCGCAGGCTTACCAGCAGGCGACCGACTTCCACACGAAGCACCCGGCTCTGTGA
- a CDS encoding iron chelate uptake ABC transporter family permease subunit has translation MAEIFHLWLWPLLALLLLPGLLVYFGLHVVERGVIFVDLALAQVAALGVCVAIALGAHPGHDALPYVLSLVFTLFGAALFAWSRFDHPRVPQESIIGIIYIVAAAASTLALSHSAEGDEELKNLLLGNVLLVTKPEVLRTFGLFAVIAIVHVLLRDKFMMLTFREDEAKAKRVAMRTWDFLFYATFGLTVVSFVQITGVYLVFSYLIVPSVCGALLSADIRTRLVIGWAIAFLAGLSGLLLSVKLESLDLPTGPTIVCCFGVLLIACAILMRLRTGRRA, from the coding sequence ATGGCCGAGATCTTCCACCTGTGGCTGTGGCCTCTGCTGGCGCTCCTCCTCCTGCCGGGCCTCCTCGTCTACTTCGGGCTGCACGTCGTCGAGCGCGGGGTGATCTTCGTCGACCTGGCGCTCGCGCAGGTCGCGGCGCTCGGCGTGTGCGTCGCCATCGCGCTCGGCGCGCACCCGGGCCACGATGCGCTCCCGTACGTCCTCTCGCTCGTCTTCACGCTCTTCGGCGCCGCCCTCTTCGCCTGGTCACGCTTCGACCACCCGCGCGTCCCGCAGGAATCGATCATTGGGATCATTTACATCGTCGCCGCGGCCGCCTCGACCCTCGCGCTCAGCCACTCGGCGGAGGGGGACGAGGAGCTGAAGAACCTCCTCCTCGGCAACGTGCTTCTCGTGACCAAGCCCGAGGTGCTCCGCACGTTCGGCCTCTTCGCCGTCATCGCGATCGTTCACGTGCTCCTGCGCGACAAGTTCATGATGCTGACGTTCCGGGAGGACGAGGCAAAGGCGAAGCGGGTCGCGATGCGGACCTGGGACTTCCTCTTCTACGCAACGTTCGGCCTGACGGTCGTCAGCTTCGTCCAGATCACCGGGGTCTACCTGGTGTTCTCGTACCTCATCGTCCCTTCGGTCTGCGGCGCGCTCCTCTCGGCGGACATCCGGACGCGTCTCGTCATCGGCTGGGCGATTGCGTTTCTCGCCGGGCTCTCGGGTCTGCTGCTCTCGGTCAAGCTCGAGTCGCTCGACCTGCCGACCGGCCCCACGATCGTCTGCTGCTTCGGCGTCCTGCTCATCGCCTGCGCGATCTTGATGCGCCTTCGCACCGGGCGCCGCGCCTGA
- a CDS encoding metal ABC transporter substrate-binding protein, whose product MIRPIVLGVTLACTAALPARAALRVVATTSDLAALAGMVGGDKVVVTSLAKPNQDPHAVDAPGGAKALADADVLIENGGDLEHAWLPALVEAAKNPKIAIGAKGQINAAEGMQLIDPPEHPDRAHDPHPDGNPHFLMSPLAALKVSEHIAESLCVLDAPSCATFRGNVAAFKDTLDKKMLEWMRVLAPYRGSAIVSMHASWNYFAARFGLVAQTADAAKPGKAQVFVVEPFQQRPTAETMAARTGAVVVNACQFPGCLPGTDGDYVALIDADVKAIAAGFKAAKK is encoded by the coding sequence ATGATCCGACCGATCGTTCTCGGCGTCACCTTGGCCTGCACGGCCGCGCTCCCGGCGCGCGCCGCGCTCCGCGTCGTCGCCACGACCTCCGATCTCGCCGCGCTCGCGGGCATGGTCGGCGGCGACAAGGTGGTGGTGACGAGCTTGGCGAAGCCCAACCAGGATCCGCACGCGGTCGACGCGCCCGGCGGGGCGAAGGCGCTGGCCGACGCCGACGTCCTCATCGAGAACGGCGGCGACCTCGAGCACGCCTGGCTTCCCGCGCTCGTCGAGGCGGCGAAGAATCCGAAGATCGCGATCGGAGCGAAAGGCCAAATCAATGCGGCCGAGGGGATGCAGCTCATCGATCCGCCCGAGCACCCCGACCGTGCGCACGACCCGCACCCCGACGGGAACCCGCATTTCCTGATGAGCCCGCTCGCGGCGCTCAAGGTCTCCGAGCACATCGCGGAGAGCCTCTGCGTCCTCGACGCGCCGTCGTGCGCCACGTTCCGAGGGAACGTGGCCGCGTTCAAGGACACGCTCGACAAGAAGATGCTCGAGTGGATGCGCGTCCTCGCCCCGTACCGGGGGTCGGCGATCGTCAGCATGCACGCGAGCTGGAACTATTTCGCCGCGCGCTTCGGGCTCGTCGCCCAGACCGCCGACGCCGCGAAGCCCGGGAAGGCGCAGGTGTTCGTCGTCGAGCCGTTCCAGCAGCGGCCGACGGCCGAGACGATGGCCGCGCGCACCGGGGCGGTGGTCGTGAACGCCTGCCAGTTTCCCGGATGCCTCCCCGGAACCGACGGCGACTACGTCGCCCTGATCGACGCCGACGTCAAGGCGATCGCCGCGGGGTTCAAGGCTGCCAAAAAGTAG
- a CDS encoding long-chain fatty acid--CoA ligase — MDAPWIKFYEPGVPKSITYPTGNLTDLLDKAAAEFADKPALAFYADPKLPPSRMTYRAFRDAVLRLATAFWQLGIRKGDRVAIMLPNCPQFPITFYALLRIGAIAVNTNPLYVSREMKEQFGDSGAETVVLLNLFFPRLREIRSSTKIKRVVVVDVAETLGFPWRNIVHFVQKKHGEYVEVLPENDIFFWPRLVAKHPPTPPDVAVAPSDVALLQYTGGTTGTPKAAMLTHANLIANTLQMAAWFQKAERGREVFMGAIPFFHVYGMTTCMLFGVYAGAEIVMVPKPRPIELVMKVIQKSRATIFPGVPTLYTAINHHPDVGKYKLGSVKLCISGAAPLPLEVAETFERITGGKLVEGFGMTECSPVAMCNPLYGQRKPKSIGLPVPDTDAKIIDMETGATLPAGAEGELVLRGPQVMPGYWKRPDETAQTIKNGWLHTGDVATMDADGYFFIVDRKKDMIVASGLKVLPREVEEVLFLHPKVKEAAVAGVPDPYRGETVKAFIVLKPGVTATADEIAEFCKLHLASFKVPRQVEFRTELPKTPIGKVLRRVLVEEERAKQTPVKPN; from the coding sequence ATGGACGCACCGTGGATCAAGTTCTACGAGCCCGGCGTTCCGAAGTCGATCACCTACCCGACCGGGAACCTCACCGACCTCCTCGACAAGGCAGCGGCCGAGTTCGCCGACAAACCGGCACTCGCGTTCTACGCCGATCCGAAGCTGCCGCCTTCCCGGATGACCTACCGCGCGTTCCGCGACGCCGTCCTCCGGCTCGCGACCGCGTTCTGGCAGCTCGGGATCCGCAAGGGCGACCGGGTCGCGATCATGCTCCCGAACTGCCCGCAGTTCCCGATCACCTTCTACGCGCTCCTCCGCATCGGCGCGATCGCGGTCAACACGAACCCGCTCTACGTCTCGCGCGAGATGAAGGAGCAGTTCGGCGACTCGGGTGCCGAGACCGTCGTCCTCCTCAACCTCTTCTTCCCTCGCCTGCGCGAGATCCGCTCGTCGACGAAGATCAAGCGGGTCGTCGTCGTCGACGTCGCCGAGACGCTCGGCTTCCCGTGGCGCAACATCGTCCACTTCGTCCAGAAGAAGCACGGCGAGTACGTCGAGGTCCTTCCCGAGAACGACATCTTCTTCTGGCCGCGCCTCGTCGCGAAGCATCCGCCGACGCCACCGGACGTCGCGGTCGCGCCGTCGGACGTCGCCCTGCTCCAATACACCGGGGGGACGACCGGAACGCCCAAGGCCGCGATGCTGACCCACGCGAACCTCATCGCGAACACGCTCCAGATGGCCGCGTGGTTCCAGAAGGCCGAGCGCGGGCGCGAAGTCTTCATGGGCGCGATCCCGTTCTTCCACGTCTACGGGATGACGACCTGCATGCTCTTCGGCGTCTACGCCGGCGCCGAGATCGTCATGGTGCCGAAGCCGCGTCCGATCGAGCTCGTCATGAAGGTGATCCAGAAGAGCCGCGCGACGATCTTCCCCGGCGTGCCGACCCTCTACACCGCCATCAACCACCACCCCGACGTCGGCAAGTACAAGCTCGGCTCGGTGAAGCTGTGCATCTCCGGCGCGGCGCCGCTGCCGCTCGAGGTCGCCGAGACGTTCGAGCGGATCACCGGCGGCAAGCTCGTCGAAGGGTTCGGGATGACCGAGTGCTCGCCGGTCGCCATGTGCAACCCGCTCTACGGCCAGAGGAAACCGAAGAGCATCGGGCTGCCGGTCCCCGACACCGACGCGAAGATCATCGACATGGAGACGGGCGCCACGCTCCCCGCCGGTGCCGAAGGGGAGCTCGTCCTCCGCGGGCCCCAGGTCATGCCCGGCTACTGGAAGCGCCCGGACGAGACCGCGCAAACGATCAAGAACGGCTGGCTGCACACCGGCGACGTCGCCACGATGGACGCCGACGGCTACTTCTTCATCGTCGACCGCAAGAAGGACATGATCGTCGCCTCCGGCCTCAAGGTGCTGCCGCGCGAGGTCGAGGAGGTCCTCTTCCTCCATCCGAAGGTCAAGGAAGCCGCGGTCGCCGGCGTGCCCGACCCCTATCGCGGCGAGACCGTCAAGGCGTTCATCGTGCTCAAGCCCGGCGTCACCGCAACCGCCGACGAGATCGCGGAGTTTTGCAAGCTCCACCTCGCGTCGTTCAAGGTGCCGCGCCAGGTCGAGTTCCGGACCGAGCTGCCGAAGACGCCGATCGGCAAGGTCCTCCGCCGCGTGCTCGTCGAGGAGGAGCGCGCGAAGCAAACCCCGGTGAAGCCGAACTAG